In the genome of Fervidobacterium nodosum Rt17-B1, the window CCCACTTCTTCCTCTATAGCTTTTACAAGACTCATTGAACCTTCCATATGGCATGCCGTACCATCGCAGATGAGAATTGTGTATTCGCCCTTTGGTTTGAGGGAGAATTGCGCGTAAAATGTTGCAACACCGTAAATCTTTGCAGGTGGGATACCTAAAGCGACACCTATGTAGTTAACGACCTCTCTTGGGATGTGTCTGTACTCTTTTTGAACCTCAAGGAGAATTTTTATGAGCATCTCTTTCTTGTAACCGTACTTTTCCAATATCTTCTCGACCTTATCGAATGTCCTTGTCACCTTAACCACACCTCCAAAAATTAGTTCATTTTAATTAGCTTTATCATGTATTTTTCATGTTCATCTATAACTCGATTCTACGAAATATTACAATTGTTATTTTTATAACGTTATTTTTTTCACAATTATAATAAACCAAAAATTGCTATTAGTCAAGAGATAATTTAGAATTTTTTCACGAAATTTGATTAGGTTTGACTAAGAGACAAATATATATCTTAAAATGCTTTGTTGTATTGACTAAAAGGCGAAAAAAGTTATAATTGTAATTGGTAAATCACTTCAAGGAGGAAATAAAATTGGCTGAGCAAAAGGTATCCATTGTGCTGCCTGTTAGGAATGAGGCTAAGACTATACAAAAGGTGCTTGATGGCTTACTAAGGCAGGAATATGAAGATATTGAAATTATAGTTATTGATGGTATGAGTACCGATGAAACACGTAATATAGTTCAAAGGTATGTGGGGCGTTTTCCAGAAAAGGTTAAATTAATTGAA includes:
- the nuoE gene encoding NADH-quinone oxidoreductase subunit NuoE translates to MTRTFDKVEKILEKYGYKKEMLIKILLEVQKEYRHIPREVVNYIGVALGIPPAKIYGVATFYAQFSLKPKGEYTILICDGTACHMEGSMSLVKAIEEEVGIKPGEVTPDLKFSLDKVGCLGACALAPAMVINGEVYGNLKPEKVKEILRNLKERKAE